The following coding sequences lie in one Lolium perenne isolate Kyuss_39 chromosome 2, Kyuss_2.0, whole genome shotgun sequence genomic window:
- the LOC127321883 gene encoding probable serine/threonine-protein kinase WNK1 — MPEQASRDVAATRQRRHGHGHGVMGGAPQADDGSGVADPGGYAEVDPTGRYGRYSEILGKGSSKTVYRGFDEWQGIEVAWNQVRLHDFLLQSPADLERLYYEVHLLGALRHRAVMRLHSSWIDPRRRTLNFVTELFSSGTLRQYREKHRMVSMAAVKHWCRQILDGLAYLHAHDPPILHRDLKCDNIFVNGNQGQVKIGDLGLAATATAQHRVVVGTPEFMAPEVYGEAYDELADVYSFGMCVLEMLTIEYPYSECSNPVQIYNNVVSGIKPEALYRVKNPEARRFIDRCLAPASRRPAARELLHDLFLQVGGGGGLASGDRNYDHVHLHQPSRQEKHGYSNGGSVTSNGLSTVDDDEDTAPSIERSYCEEDEDDDADSRYGGIDLLFAEHEDDNVAGVDIKIRGRRMEDGGIFLRLRIADKDGTGLVRSIYFPFDTDADTALSVATEMVGELDIIDHEVTHIAGMIDGEIGALVPDWAAGPGLEDDEDEDGAPDAPRSAACCQNCRLSLSGGSLLDIMSSAAHRGCRCAELHGRFEEITFQQADEEQVHSEDSGCSSIEHP; from the exons ATGCCCGAGCAAGCGAGCCGCGATGTGGCGGCAACAAGGCAGAGGaggcatggccatggccatggagTGATGGGCGGAGCCCCGCAGGCTGATGACGGCAGCGGTGTCGCCGACCCAGGAGGGTATGCGGAGGTTGATCCCACTGGACGATATGGCAGG TACAGCGAGATTCTTGGCAAGGGCTCCTCAAAGACTGT GTACCGGGGGTTCGACGAGTGGCAGGGCATCGAGGTGGCGTGGAACCAGGTGCGCCTCCACGACTTCCTCCTGCAGAGCCCCGCCGACCTGGAGCGCCTCTACTACGAGGTCCACCTCCTCGGCGCCCTCCGCCATCGCGCCGTCATGCGCCTCCATTCTTCCTGGATCGACCCCCGCCGCCGCACCCTCAACTTCGTCACCGAGCtcttctcctccggcaccctccgCCA GTACAGGGAGAAGCACCGGATGGTGAGCATGGCGGCGGTGAAGCACTGGTGCCGGCAGATCCTCGACGGCCTGGCGTACCTGCACGCCCACGACCCGCCCATCCTCCACCGGGACCTCAAGTGCGACAACATCTTCGTCAACGGCAACCAGGGCCAGGTCAAGATCGGGGACCTCGgcctcgccgccaccgccacggcCCAGCACCGCGTCGTCGTCGGCACGCCGGAGTTCATGGCGCCGGAGGTGTACGGAGAGGCctacgacgagctcgccgacgtcTACTCCTTCGGGATGTGCGTCCTCGAGATGCTCACAATCGAGTACCCCTACAGCGAGTGCTCCAACCCCGTCCAAATCTACAACAACGTCGTCTCC GGAATAAAGCCTGAAGCTTTGTACAGGGTGAAAAACCCGGAGGCAAGGCGGTTCATCGATAGGTGTCTGGCCCCGGCGTCCCGGAGGCCTGCCGCGAGGGAGCTGCTCCATGATCTTTTCTTGCAggttggaggaggcggcggcctcgCTTCAGGGGATCGAAATTACGATCATGTGCACCTGCACCAGCCTTCTCGCCAGGAGAAGCATGGCTACAGCAATGGCGGATCCGTGACGAGCAACGGGTTATcgaccgtcgacgacgacgaggacacGGCGCCGTCGATAGAAAGATCGTATTgcgaagaggatgaggacgacgacgCCGACAGTAGGTACGGTGGCATCGACCTGCTGTTCGCCGAGCACGAAGACGATAACGTTGCTGGCGTGGACATAAAGATCAGAGGGAGGAGAATGGAGGACGGCGGCATATTCCTTCGACTCCGCATCGCCGACAAAGACGGCACAG GTCTCGTTCGGAGCATCTATTTCCCTTTCGACACCGACGCCGACACGGCTCTGAGTGTGGCGACGGAGATGGTGggggagctggacatcatcgaccACGAGGTGACTCACATCGCCGGCATGATCGACGGCGAGATCGGCGCTCTGGTGCCGGACTGGGCTGCGGGTCCAGGCCTGGAAGACGACGAAGACGAAGATGGCGCCCCGGACGCGCCGAGAAGCGCCGCATGCTGCCAGAACTGCCGATTGTCGTTGTCCGGCGGCTCGCTCCTCGACATCATGTCCTCGGCCGCACACCGTGGCTGCCGGTGCGCTGAGCTGCACGGCCGGTTCGAGGAGATCACGTTCCAGCAAGCCGACGAAGAGCAGGTGCATTCGGAGGATTCAGGATGCAGCTCGATTGAGCATCCCTGA